The Magnolia sinica isolate HGM2019 chromosome 9, MsV1, whole genome shotgun sequence sequence ctggatcattctaggatatgagctcaaaaataaggtccattcaaaactcaagtagaccacaccataggaattacAATAGGAATTGTTGTCTGCTATTGAAAACATTTTAGGGCCACGAAAGGCTCtaatcaagcttatatatatatatatatatatatatatttatatatttcctCCATCTAagttttgtgtgaccttataaacaggttggatggcaaagaaacctTACCGTTGgcctcatgaaggtttcaacaatggttCAATCAATCCTCATTGTTATCTaatgtgtggttcacttaagctttggatgtaccttatttttcagctcatgctctagaatgacctgaaaaaataaaaataaaaatgatggacaatgtagatctaacacataaatcatggtggccccaagaagttgcacaagttaaaagttgtgttgtgttcAATCTATTCAAGGGAGAGAAAATCGATTTGTTTTGTGAGTTGATGTGATAGACAATGACCTACACTAACGAGAAGATATGGGAATGCAGACAATAGTCACCAATGATAGATGGTCTTTGAGAGACTTTGAAGGATCTCACAAGACCTGTGCCCAAGCTGGATGGTATACTTGATCCTGTGTACACTTTGCcatcatttaaaaataataatgttAAATATGAAAAACCCCTAccatttttttaacacacacacacacacacacacacactcacgctagtggaatttcacccccTATGGATACTCacacccttgaccgggtgttgaaaactcctaggagtctaccaccccagcaagagtaaggatccaacccCTACCTCTTTAGCCTAGATAAAACCACCTAAAACAATAATCTTTAGAAGTCGacattatacatgcatgtatgtggaaaatggtattatgaggtccacctcatgggaactttccatgaggtcgagctgtgtgggccccactgtgatgtgtgtcgaacattaacactgtgcatttgataggtcccctctaggttatggaaTATCCAAtaaatcagctgtatatggaactcaggtaggccatgacatttaaaatcatgtgaagacatgcctaaaatatataaaaacacttggtgtgGCCCGgtgtggcccaactaagttttggatgcggttgaaacttggtctgaccactcatccaagcgggacacacaatggatgggttggatttgtgaatcatatcttggtgggcctaataaatgattatgaatgtttaaatgggaggataacccttctcaactattgtatatggtgtgtcccacccaagtcatgaattgacttgaattttaagcccgtggccttccatggaatggtgcatctgattgatggggtagatgttcgacacacatcacggtagtgcccacatagctcgacctcatgggaagttcccatgaggtcaacctcgtagtaccatttccacacatccacacacacacacacacacacacacacacatcatggtgggcgtcactctccccactattttttgtggtggggtcctctcgagctttggatctgattcattttttggatcatgccctattatgatctctccaaatggatggacgatgtagatacaaaacatacatcatggtgtggcccacataacttgatgatgTCACTTTATTAGGAGCCCCGTGAGATGCAGAAAATATTGCCGCGGGAGTCCTCCTTCAAGAGACTCTCTCTTCTCACGGCTGCTGAATCCCAGTTGAGAGGTGGATCTAACGGCACATATACAAGCTCTCATTTAAGCTCCGTGCAGCCTTGTGCGTAGGAGActaaccttatatatatatatatatatatatatattagtttgaCTTTATTTTACTGGCTTCTATCGGTTTACATACATGGCCATGCTTacttttgaaaatgaaaaactaccCCTAGCTTGCATCCATTCATGCTGGGAAGCGAGTATTCATTGACGGGATGAAAACACTCACATGAGATTCACCCCCTACGTCAGATGGGACAATGTGTTTGGACCGGGGCCCATAtattaggcagattcaaaactttgATTTATGCCCTAGGGAACGGATGAGATAAACAGTCCCAcccttaaaatcatttaaatagggtgtagggtccaccttgatgtgtatacgTCATCCAACCCACTCTTCTAACGCAATAcaccaggaaatgtgggccacacaatgcgAATTTAGATATTTAGGTATAATTTTACAGAATTctctatggggtggcccacctaagtcttagGTTGGACTGACGATTAGGATCCATGGTGAAAATGAGTTTTGAAGGATTGCACATGTCGCCTATTGGATTAGTCTAGCCATCCAACCAGTCTATCAAGGTCCATTTCCACAGGGAAAGTTGGATGCCacaaaatcaggttgatctagCCAAATAGTATTGGCCATGAAGggaatttagaggttttgggGTGGTTTTcaattgtggcccacctcattatCAGATAGGCCTTGTTTTGAGGCATCCATCAGTATAGTGCGGATCAGGTTAGATGGATGATATACACACAATATAGTGGCCCCACACAGTCCGTAGTTTAAAAGAATGCAAATTGGCTATTACCACCGTGCTCTCTTTCTGCCTGGATGCCATGCCATGGATTTGATTGGATAATATGCCATTATCAGATATGGAGCCAATCAAATATCTACTTGATTGAACAACTTTCGAACATCCTTTAAGTGGGCTCCATCTCTTAAAGTAACCTAttgtccaatcaaatcccaccacattATGGGTAGAGGGAGTTCGAGCCAAGTGGACATGCCCAAACCCTAACTAGTCTAGAACTAGGTTGGCAAATGGATAAGCAAATTGCCCGCTACAATATCCCCAATTGCACAATTCCGTAGGGCttacctgatgtatgtgttattgatatcatccatctgttttgttggCTTAGTTTTGGGCATAAGATGAAAActaagacaaatccaaagttcTAACaaatcacaccataggaaacaacggggATTAAATgattgccattgaaaacttcatagagGCTGGAAAAGTTTtgcaccaagctgatatttgtggtatgTGTAGCCTTATGAAcattggttggatggcaaagaacaTCACAGTAGGCATTAGGAAGGATTAAATTGTAGGCATcgttattcccattgtttcttttggtatggtccacttgaggtttggatttgcctcagttttgggctcatgccttaaaatgagctggcaaaatcaATGGACACccgataaaacacaaatattgtagTAGGCACCAGAGAGCCGTGCCACTAAGGATATCCATAGTGATATGTGTTATAGTAAATTTGCTTTTCAATGTGTAGGTGAATAAGCTGAGGAATAGCCTTGTAACCATATCAAAAGATGAAACAAAGGGggcagattaggtgagactccgGCCTCAcacaagatggtgcggcccttaccatggggctcaccttaatgtatgtattatgtatccacactatccatctatttttccatatcattttacgacatgcttccccccaaaaaaaatgaagaatatccaaatctcaagtggaccatgctctAGGAgaccgtggtgattgaacaccctactattaaaaacttattagggtgCAACTTAATGTttatgtagtgtttatttgccatccaatctattgataaggtcacatattcCTGGATCAAgggacaaaacaaatatcagcttggtccaaaacttttatagtctattaatggccaatcaccactgtttcctatggtatagtccacctgataacaagatatgcttcaatttttggataatgccctaagaTGAGCTAGAAAATGAATGAATAGGTGAATATATAATATACACGTCAAATTGAGTCTCTCGTGGTAAAGGCTGCACGGTCTCGAGTGAGGCCAGGGGCTCGCttccaaaaagaaaagaattcgAATCTACTACTTACCACAAATAAAAAATTTAGGTTTACCTGCATTGTAGTGTGATCCATCCACCTCATCATTTATGTTGTCAGCACTACTATATTAAATACAGTGTGAGATGATGTGGCCTACTTAGATTGCAACAAACGTGAATTTTCCGTTTGTGCGAGCAGAAAATCTAGAAGGTAAAAGACAAAATGCCGTTTTAAGTAGGAATAGTTAttggtttgattttcttttatgtaAAATAACCAAATATCTGGGTGTCACATCACATCACACCACAACACAGGAGCTACATGGAGATGGAGAAGAGGTTCAAGGTGTACGTGTATGGCGAAGGGGAGCCCCCACTTGTCCACGATGGGCCATGCAAGAACATATACACTTCAGAGGGAAGGTTCATACACGAGCTAGAGCTGGGAAAGAGCGAGTATCGGACGAACGATCCACTTCGAGCGCACGTTTACTTCATGCCCTTCAGCGTGACAATGATGGTGAGCTTCTTGTACCAGCCCAACTCCCACGATTTATCTCCCCTCCACCATTTCGTCTCCGACTACGTCCACGTCATCTCTTCCAAATACCCTTACTGGAACCGAACCCAAGGCGCCGATCATTTCATGCTCTCCTGCCATGACTGGGTCAGTACTCCTTCCTTTCTTTAATCTAATGTTCCTCATGTGCTGGCGTGTGCCGGCCGGGTGTGTTTCCTCCTTGCATCCGTGTGATTTAGCCAACCGTGGCTCTGTCCAACGGTCGGTCTGCAATTTTCAAATGGCCACATTTAGACACAGGGTTTGGTTTGGGTCGACCACCATCTTGAACCCGTATTGAAACTAGGTCTAGTCGTGTTCAGGTCAGGACTGCCATATTTGAACCCATTTAAGATCAGGACAGGTTAAATCTAGCTTAATAGTAATATACACACGTGAAATgtatattataattattttaaaagGGAGCCAGGTTTGATGAGCCACATCCATGTAATGTTTACACACCACACGTGTATCAAAGTGGCACATGTTTGTGATTTGATCCATCCATAAGATAAGTTATCCATGTAAATGCCCTTATTTAACTTGGGTCTATTCAAACTCGGCTAGAAATTACTAAGGTCTAGAGACTTGACGGATATCCCAACTCGATTTTAACCACGGAGGCACCACCAACActcaaatatttaaataaataaataaataaataaaaagccttTAAGGTCATACGGTATCGCCTACTTCAACAGAAGAgtttttctggaaaaaaaaaaaatacggtATCGCCTACTTGACTTTCGGATAGGGCTAATTTTTCTAATGCATATTTTTCAGCATGTTGAAATGGACcgaatgaatggttgggatggaaAATTCACACAATGGTGGCGCCCATCTATAATAAACCTATGGTGTGGATCCACTCTCCATTTTTCCATGtcgtatagcccacctgagtcacGGATCAGATTCATTTTGGCCATTAGGCCAAACATCACTAGCAGCATTTGATGGATAGAGCAGAGCATGGTGAAACCACGGAGCTTGTGGTATGCACCTAGTAAAACATATGTCATAGAGAATTCCAGTCCTACCAGACACGCCAAACATTAtcaccttctttttctttttttttttcttctaactgTTCACATAATTGCACCTAAAGATTGTTATGCATGTGGATGTTTTCCACAGACATACTTCACTTATAAAagacatccaagccatgcaaatggtaggacccacttaaAAGATCACTCATGAAATACAGGCtgatccatccattggatgggcAACAACCTTATGTTGAGTTAGATCATCCTTAGAAGATACAAGTAGGAACACGTGTGTATGGGCATATTGGGTCAAATGGTGTTGTCCAACCTGGTAAGTAGACCGGCCTAATATATTTGCATTGGTGATTTTGGGACGTCGATTGCCTACAGCCATCGCTAGAGGTGATTCCTACGGccctaagctctgtgggcccaccgtgacttATCAGTTATATGCATTGTATCTATCAATTTggccggctcattttaggacatgagccaaacaTGAGACAAATACAAAGCCCACCGCAGGAATGAGTAGGATAAAGACACCCACCCATGAAATCTTCCTagcgcccactgtgatgtttttatgccatccaacccgtttataaggtggctcccacttggatgaacggaCAGCTTAAAAATcagtatgatccaaaacttctgtgggcagTCAGTCCCCATTGTTTTCGGAGGTGTGATCcagttgagccttggatctgcttgtGTGCCGGTTCATGCACTGAAATCAGCTgacaaagtggatggatggacagagtggatataacacatacatcacaatgggccccacagaacctagGGCTGCAGGCAATCTACGTCAGTGATCTTCTCAGTGGGATCTTACCCTTTGCAATTACCGATCCCTTCTCTCTTGTAAGAGGTCCTTCCCATCCGTACACTCATTGTATAGGTGGGAACGTCCATGCGAATTTAAATTGGCCACTGTGAATGGACGGCTAGGAGCTAACCTTTGTTGCATGATCTACTATTCTTACCGGTTGGAACACAAGAACTTGGCATTTTCGTTCTATAAAAAGAGAATGTTTATCTATAACCGTTTGCGCTACACATAGACAAGATGTAGACCATTCATAAAGTGCGGTCTATCACGCGTGATATTCGTGCCTTAAGAATCCACATATGGTCCGACGAGCCTGACCTTCTTACCAATTGCTTACGTGATGTAGACACGTGTAGACCAAAATGAGCAATGGTCAACAGTCAAATATAGACACGTATAGATCATGCAAGACAGTTAATTAGATCAACGTAAGTTTTGAGTACAAAGTCATGTGGAAAGATCACCAAATTGGCATTCATTAGAGATTAATGATGGATAGAAAATCAATTTGGTTGGGAAGGTCCTGATTCATTTACATGTATAAGTGGTCCCATGTTACGGTCATCTGGACCATtgatatgatatgatatgatCAACCGTGGATAAAATATTCCCAGAATGTTTCTGTaattagaagatcctaaccatcctaaTAACGATTTAGACCATAACCAATTATTTTCTGGCTTCCATTAAAGCGATAGAATAATCTAATCCTAAAGATTCTTTAAGATTCACTGGGGTCTCCTTCAGCTCAACTGTTCAAAACCCACATTGTCCGTGTGCACGTGTAGTAGCTGAGGTGCATGTGTCTACTTTATGCCATACAGACGAGTGCCATAAATTTTCTAGAGCAATTTATGCCATTGTCTCATGTTTCTTAAACATTCTCAAACTGGAACGGTAAAAAGACACTGTCAGGAGAGGTGAGCAGCCATCCACTTTTCCTGCCAACAGCTATTTCTttcatgccaacatggcacagaTAGAACTTCCAATATGCTATGCAAAAGGCAAAACACACCATGAATATCACCTGATATGATAATCAGGTAAATGGCTGGGCCAAAACTTCAAAATCTATATATGGACGGCTGATGGAATGGCCATGTGTATGGGTGTAGCCCACTATATGAGTACTGATTACGAGCATAATTTTTGTAAGAAATCACCATGGTGCTGTGACCTTTTCCACAGGTGGGATATTCTACAAATGTGATAAAGTGGAAAATAATCGCAAAACCAATCTACATGTTGGAAGATATATTGAAAACGTCCAAGCAAATTATttcaagaaggaaaaaaataaaatatcttaTGTTAATTTGATAAAAGGTAACTAAAATTCTCAATAAAACGCACCCATTAATGTTACGAGGATTAGGATTGGCTACACATCATAAATGTGCCATTGGAACCAAATGTCATTGCAATGGATGGGCTACACATTAGAAACCACGAAAAAGACATTGGTGTGCTTTTTGCACCCAGTAAAACAAGGTGCAAACACTATACACTGGGTTTTAAATGATGTCAGCAGTTTCTTCATCTAAATAACGCTTGCACCCTTATTTTCACTGGGTGCAAAATGTACATGAGAGTCTTCTCCAAGAACCACATGAATCCAACTATCCTAATCTTTCCATTAAAAGGAAATTTTCAGAGAGAATATGAATGGTTacaaggaaaattcaatcaaactTTCTTTGTGCTCCAAGAAAATTACATTTTCCCTAAATTGGGAGTTCACTTTATGTTAAAACGAAAATCTTCCAAAAATGTGTTTTCATAGAGGTCTTAAAAGATTTTCTGAGCCCTCccccagtctctctctctctctctctaagaaaATGTTACTTCTCTTTTCTATTTTCCAAGCTCAAAACAGCCCCTTAAATGTCCGTATTTCTCTCAAACAGGTCTTAAGAGATCATCACTGGTTTTCCCTTACAATGCTAACGTGTGCATAAAGTATCCTTCCACATAGTATAAGACTTTTTTTTGTTCCCTTGTAATAACTAAACACTATTTTGTCCCTGCCTTGTTAGTAGAGCTAGCAGAGATAGTGTAATGTGTGAGTGATCGATCTAATGTCTTACTGTAGCTGTCTTACCTTGTAAacctctttaaaaaataataataataattaataaacaCTAGTTTTAGGCCAAGTAACTTGCAATTTTTTATCTCATCCTTCAAATCCGTACAAGGAAGACCAGATTTCCTGCAACACGGGACCCATGGTGTTAAGGGTAAATATACTAATTGGTATagaatttttttgttgttgttaatTTTCACTATTATTTCACCTTTATGACGCTTTTTCATTAGCACATGTCATGGGTGAATAGAGTATGCTCGGCCACCTATTGCATTCAATTTACATCCAATAAGGACATTTATTGCCCAATACATTCCATGTGGCAGGTGACAATGTGGATATCGATGGTACATCTCATGGGGTCATCTCAGAGAATTAGACATGGTTAAAAACCACCCAAAGCCCAATAGGCCATCCTAGTCGTATAAACAAGGTCCTTTAAATAGGGCGTAGAGATAGAGAAAAGTGTAGTCAACACTCAATTGGATATGCTAATGTTTTACACCACAAGGAAAGGTTAATATCCAAGTATGATCTTCAAGATCTTGAGGCCGGCTACATTAACGATCTGGATCCACCACGCCACTTGGCGAATGCCATGCATTCTGTTGAAAGACTAACTTACAGCTGATTTCTGATGTTTCAGCTAACCTGTGATGTGAGTCACGCATGCTAAGGCAATTAGCCAATCACTATTTATTCAGAATTAAGCATGCTCTAATGCTAAGACTTCAGCTATCAGGAACTCAAATCTATATACTTGGCGTGCATGCACTAGATCTGGACCATTAATCCGTTGTATCTTACCATTGTTGGGCCATATGCCAAAATCACATCGTTTTGGAGGTATTTCTCCCACTGAACGTGGGCCGATGGTTAGATATTTATTCGTCAAGAGTCCTCCAATTCCACTTCTTACGATTACCCAAATGGTATGATTTTTACGCTACACCGTAGGACCCAGCAGATTACTGGTCTGGATCTTGTACACGTGTACTCTTTAGGGTTTTAGTTGATCTACAATGGTTGTTGCACGTAAATTAGCCGGCAGATTCTCTATGAGTCCTTGCACATAATAATCTTATTCTATAAggatttcatgtggggcccactgtggaatTTTATGCATTGAAGCTGTCCATTAGGCGGGCCTCAAAGATCAGccagatccaaccatcatgtgggcctccaCTTGAATTGGACTGTTTTGGGGTGGttgcccattgttttctatgatgtggcatGGGCCTGATTTGATTTTTTAAGCATTTCTTGTCCTGTAtggatggatatatatatatatatatatatatatagatatatatatatatatatatatatatatatatatatatatatatatatatatatataacacagtggggcctacacagtaaaataaataaataaataaactgtatTAATTAGGTGAATAACCTTTACACGCACGCCAACAAAGTGCATATTACTTACGTGACAGAATATGTCCCATGCATGTAACAGGGTCCGCACACCTCACGAGCCAACCCACTTCTCTACAAGAACTCCATTCGGGTCCTCTGTAACGCCAACACCTCAGAAGGCTTCAACCCGCGGAAGGACGTTAGCCTACCCGAAATCAACCTCCGCACAGGTGCCCTCTCCCCTCAGCTCATCTCTTCCCCACCTGACGAAGCCCCGAGGCCCCACCTCGCCTTCTTCGCTGGGGGTGTTCATGGCCCTATCCGGCCGCTCCTACTTCAACACTGGGAAGCTAAAGATAACGATCTCCGTGTGTTCCAGTACCTCCCGAAAGGTCTTGACTACTACTCGTTCATGCTCAGCTCCAAGTTCTGTCTCTGCCCAAGTGGCTACGAAGTTGCAAGCCCTAGAGTCGTTGAGGCCATCTACGCCGAGTGTGTCCCTGTCATCATATCTGACCACTACGTGTTACCCTTCAGCGATGTTCTCGAGTGGGAGAAATTCTCCGTCCAGGTATCTGTTTCTGACATCCCGAAATTGAAGGAAGTACTGCAGAGAGTTTCGGAAGATGAATATAAGAGATTGAAGGAGGGTGTGAGAGCTGTGAGGAGGCATTTCGTGCTAAACCAGCCGCCCAAACGGTTCGATGTATTTCACATGATCTTGCACTCTATATGGCTTAGGAGGCTGAATATACGGCTGGGATGACTAGAACAAAAGACATACGAAGAGGAAGAATAGTAGGGATTTTGGTGCGGATgaaaatataaattattatttttttggcaaaagagAGCTATCCTCTTAATCAGTTctgttttttcactttcttaggtTCTTTGTAGAAGAAAGAAATATGAAGtatttatatgtatttcatcagCGGATGTAACCAAATCATTTTGTGGTATAATACGAAAGAATCGCACCGATAGGATGATCTAATCTATCCTTGATTTGGTCTATgtatagagagagaggaatgctcacctgcccaACTTCTTACTTGCGCACCCGTGCGCACTTTTGCACACGTGTTATAGGCATAGAATCTGAACGGTGATGCcacaccccttgaaactctatgggccTAATTTTCAGCCTTCATTTCGATTGGACCTCTAACTCGCAGGGATGCCATTAAAGAATCCAGGCCATTTATCCTTCTACGACTTCCCCTCTGGAAGTATTGATCAGCATGAGACAAATGGTGATCTTACAATGGAGGCCCCTGCATCCTATGCAACAAGCCTTTGCTTCTTTGAAAATGACGCCGCCACAAGCCCCAAAGGAGAGTTTTTCTGAAAGGGAGAGTAACACCTCCCTATAGCACTTTTGTTGATACAAACCCAAGCGCAAGgctgtgatatagtaataacttggACACAAGGGAGGACGTGTAGAGGTAGAGTACCAACTTCCTCCATGATAACTATGAGCCCACAgatcttctctggactcctcatggagacttctcgaatccataaggaaaaagcaaggaaaataaaaaataaattttataaaattcgtaatttgattgatgaatgaataaacgaTTTTaaacccctttaaataggaatactagGTCATGGAAGAAGTTTCACAATTAAACTactactaaaactcctagaaatagtgacttactataaatagtaaacttactatttatagatggtcatgattcctactagtgcgcatgTATTTCGTCCAAAATAGTAATTGTCCTATTTGGCCGAACCATGATGTTCCCCTAACtattctaagcatt is a genomic window containing:
- the LOC131255381 gene encoding probable glycosyltransferase At5g25310, whose product is MENPCISSSVPMLFLLLFLSLFMILFFSNHPSPVSSSYRRNFEFLSSKFEFQTQLARSHEVRAVLSENSTSKTPTYVKKIAKLSIAEELEEGLARARASIRKAASTGNISWSSNSGEDGTFNSEIYRNAAAFHRSYMEMEKRFKVYVYGEGEPPLVHDGPCKNIYTSEGRFIHELELGKSEYRTNDPLRAHVYFMPFSVTMMVSFLYQPNSHDLSPLHHFVSDYVHVISSKYPYWNRTQGADHFMLSCHDWGPHTSRANPLLYKNSIRVLCNANTSEGFNPRKDVSLPEINLRTGALSPQLISSPPDEAPRPHLAFFAGGVHGPIRPLLLQHWEAKDNDLRVFQYLPKGLDYYSFMLSSKFCLCPSGYEVASPRVVEAIYAECVPVIISDHYVLPFSDVLEWEKFSVQVSVSDIPKLKEVLQRVSEDEYKRLKEGVRAVRRHFVLNQPPKRFDVFHMILHSIWLRRLNIRLG